In one Flavobacteriales bacterium genomic region, the following are encoded:
- a CDS encoding sigma-70 family RNA polymerase sigma factor, protein MLLRRKQSPGPSDEELVLALRGGHRSALGLLWDRYAHLLYGVGMKYLKDADRSKDEVTELFAALPALLERHSVDRFRPWVHTVMRNRCLVRLRKDGRTARIADDHLADHLADESEEGALREASLQQLERAIAGLTDAQRTCITLFHLQRNSYQQTAARTGLSIEQVRSHLQNGRRNLRLILLRHADQERP, encoded by the coding sequence ATGCTCCTGCGCCGCAAGCAATCCCCCGGCCCCTCGGACGAAGAACTGGTGCTCGCCCTCCGGGGCGGGCACCGTTCCGCGCTGGGGCTGCTGTGGGACCGTTATGCGCACCTGCTCTACGGCGTGGGCATGAAGTACCTGAAGGACGCCGACCGCAGCAAGGACGAAGTGACGGAGCTCTTCGCCGCACTTCCCGCACTGCTTGAGCGCCACTCGGTGGATCGCTTCCGGCCCTGGGTGCACACCGTGATGCGCAACCGCTGCCTGGTGCGGCTGCGCAAGGATGGACGCACGGCGCGAATCGCGGACGACCACCTCGCCGATCACCTGGCCGATGAATCCGAAGAGGGCGCTCTGCGTGAGGCATCACTGCAGCAGCTTGAGCGTGCCATTGCCGGACTGACCGATGCGCAGCGCACCTGCATCACCCTCTTTCATCTCCAGCGCAATAGCTACCAGCAGACCGCTGCACGCACGGGGCTCTCCATCGAACAGGTGCGCAGCCATCTGCAGAACGGCCGCCGAAACCTCCGCCTCATCCTCCTTCGCCATGCCGACCAAGAACGCCCCTGA